From the genome of Homalodisca vitripennis isolate AUS2020 chromosome 8, UT_GWSS_2.1, whole genome shotgun sequence, one region includes:
- the LOC124368389 gene encoding probable small nuclear ribonucleoprotein E: MSYKVPKVQKVMVQPINLIFRFLQNRSRVEVWLYESVNLRVEGHIVGFDEYMNLVLDEAEEHNTRTHRRKKLGRIMLKGENITLIQNMNSEPVSLN; the protein is encoded by the coding sequence ATGTCGTACAAAGTACCTAAGGTGCAGAAAGTGATGGTGCAGCCAATAAACCTCATTTTCAGATTTCTCCAAAACCGATCAAGAGTTGAAGTGTGGTTATACGAATCGGTCAATTTGAGAGTGGAGGGACATATCGTTGGCTTCGATGAGTATATGAATTTAGTGTTGGATGAAGCTGAAGAACATAACACCAGAACACATCGGCGTAAGAAGCTTGGAAGAATTATGTTGAAGGGAGAAAATATCACGTTGATACAGAACATGAATTCAGAACCCGTTTCTCTAAACTAA